The window tttcgaaATAGACCGATAAACAAATATCAACCATAGAGGTCCATGTAAATATAAACGATCACTAGTGAACTTGCACAAAAAATTGCCTACCTGGTCAGTGCTACgaatataccgggacaatctcttgaaacttgaaaataatttgcgcatGCGTTTAGCATGTTTTATCAGCTGTTCATGCaagctggccatcccgagtttcagctgtcaaactctgtttctggcggcgatgtagttgacacgaattttcgaggttagaatctcaaataattgagctattgactcggaaaggtttcggaagcatttttttattgtgcCGGGAAAttgattcttcaaaaaaacggtcgaaatttaatgcttatgctcttttaaaattcaaacgtacacattttgcgtacgttggcccgcctggatcgcggacaagaatatcgctgcgggaagatttcgccgaccaatgagattgaattatttggcgcatgcgcggttgattttcaagtctCAAGAGATTCTCCCGGTATAAAAACACTGAGTAgctaataaattattgcaaatgTATCCTATGTGGTCTGATTAAGTGAAACATAATCTGAGTGTGTGGATGGCTACTGGCCAGGCAGTGTGCAGGAGACTGTGGTGCACCGCGCCAGTCTGGGATCCAGCACAAGCGTGCCATACACAGCACATGCCATGGGCTGATGGGACCGCTTGTGCCTACGGAAAGTGGTGCCACCGTGGAGAGTGCGTGTCTCGGAAGCATCTCAAGCCGGTCGATGGACAATGGGGACCATGGGGAGAGTGAGTTTTGCTTCAAAagaataaacaattaattttcaactgaaggaaatttattttttgctaaTAAAAGGTGCTTCCAAAGTAGAATTCCATACATTACATATCATTacttgtaataattacaaattaaatttgctcaagttaaaaataaattgaatgacATGATGGAAAtgcattacaaaaaaaaaaaaaaaagaaaaaagaaacccaCGATATTTTGTGATAAGTCTAGTATTTTCGCTTTTAATCTCGAAAAAAGTGAATGTTTACGTGATTTTAACTCCaatcttgaataacttttaaaATGATCgagttatcaaaaaattatgagagatcttttttgtagaatattgaattccgaaaaatatttatcggatattatttctaattgcctcgttactgattgtgagctaCAAGAttcagaaataacaaaaattgttttcgcTTGTTgaataaatggaaaattacGTTCAAGAACCACTAAATATTAACGTTAAGGATTCAAATTATAACAGGCGTCTCATTTCCGTTTCCTACATCTATTAAACGTatgactttaaaaaaaaatagtcaattttttggGACTACCATAATAAACATGTCTCTCGACGATGGTAAATCTTCCTAGATATGTTGGCCAATTTATCATAATccaatttgtaatttgttcttttttattttaaacttcCCTTATTTGAAATATACGTGTTGCACTATCAATTATTACTTTCAACAAAATTAGGTACTGAACACGTTTGGTGTCACAGCATATATTTAACGTGTTCTCAAATTGTCACTTATAATTCTCTATACTTCCTGTAAATTTTAAACGAATCATCCAAATTGAATATTACGTATCTTGTTTCAAATGACAtttcaatcattatttttacgcAAGCCGTAAGACGTCAGATCATTACTTATTACTTTGCGcattgtgagaaaatttatagtaCTGTTTTAAACGGCAAAGTCTCAAAGTACAGAATCTCTAACATTTCACACTTTCACAATTGAAATAAGTttgtttacgaaaaaatagAACGATTGTTTAAAACGTTATGGTATTGGATTGTATGTTTATATGCGTTGAAATATTGACGTATTGCCGTCGAATTGTTGTTTATTGGGTCATTCTAACCGATTTCATTATATCCATTATTTACATGTCAATATCGTTTGAAAccaatctttcattttacttgaGCAATAACAttgtgtatatgtgtaatattatttcagTTACGGAGAATGTACACGAACATGTGGTGGTGGtatcaagaaaaaatatcgcgaATGCAACAATCCGCTTCCACAAAACGGTGGAAATTACTGCATCGGCACCAGGGTGAAGTACCGCAGTTGCGGAACGAAAGATTGTCCATCCGACAGTAAAGATTTCAGGTATGTAGAATTTATCATCATTGGTGTTTATGGAAGCTGACATCCAAGTTGTCGTGAAAAATcacatggaaaaattttcttacagaGAAGAACAGTGTTCGAAattcaacaacaacaacatgaATATTCGCAACCTAGCAAGAAATGTCAAATGGCATGCAAAATACAACAGAAGTgagtttatttctttataaaaATCTTTAGTTCTCGGTACAACATGACGATCATTCGATCCGGCTACACAGAGAATAACGTAATATCGTAAAAAAGGTTGCATCTTTGAAGATATTTGCATGTAATTGctccatttttctttcagtctTACCCAACGATCGTTGCAAATTGTACTGCGAGGTAGAAAGTAATCAGTATTACATGTTACGCGACAAAGTGATTGATGGAACGCCCTGCGGTCTTGATACTTTCGACATTTGTGTGAACGGTCGTTGCAAAGCGGCCGGCTGTGATCACATATTGAATTCATCCGCCGAATTGGATACTTGCGGGGTTTGCAAAGGAGATAATTCAACCTGCCAAAGGATCACAGGTTCATACAATATCAGCCGTTACGGATATACCAGAGTGACCAAAATACCTGCTGGGAGTAGTTACATCGACATAAGACAGCACGGATGGCGAGGATCGAACAACGACAGCAATTACCTTGGTAATTCGGTGTTTTCttttggtgtaaaaaattttcaacgatattccgcaagaaatcgaaaaaaatccaccatttttttggttttctcATTGAAAACGATAGAAAAAACTACAGTGAATTGAGATCAtccacaattttttacacggtataaaaaattaaccgtaccagaaaaataaaacgaaactcCGTGAATTTTCGTAAACGAGTAGGAATATTCACGAAAAGTTACGATAATCGACGGTTTTCGAGAcaagaataaaacaaattcatCGGCCGTGAAAATgaggataaaattatttttctcgagCTCTTGTGAATTTCACAGAAATTAACACActaatgattaattatttctttctaTTCGTGTTCACTCCGTATTTAGCGctaaaaaatggtgaaaccGGAGAGAATATTTTGAACGGAAAATACATGGTGGCCCATCGTAAAGTAATCATACAACCTGGGATTACTATCGAATACAGCGGACCCGAATCCGTGATTGAACGTCTAAACAGCTCCCGGCCTATTGCATTCGACCTAATTTTAGAGGTGAGTATATTTcttgaaagaatttcaaaagaatacaGGAATcgcgaattaaaaaattcgttcagTCTGACTTGACTGAAAATGGTCGCTTGACTAGATTTTTCAGTCttgattaatttataattattgaattgttaaatatttactTAATCCAGCTGTCTGAATACCAGAAATAAACCTCAAAGTAAGCAGCTAAATGTTTAGGaaggtattttttatttttatttttttttttgcgttaaGTGGGTAAAAAACAGGTGTGAAGAAAGGGAGAATTAATTTATCTATCaactgaaaaaagtttttcacccCATGCTTCTGACGGTATTGAAGTTCATTGCAAAGTAaaatttacttaatttttgttcccgttttatcggaatttttttcccgacaAGCCCAGAGTAAATAGGTTTTAAGGAAGTCTCCattttaatagaaaaaaaacaaaaccacaATTAGTCATAGCTGTGATTTTGTGACTTACGTAGATTTTGTCGGTTGGAAGTTTGTACCCACCACAAATATCGTACGAATATACGGTTCCGAAGAATATTCTCACCAGCTACACTTGGGTGCTGAGCGATTGGACGTCTTGCAATCGCGTCTGCCAAGGCACGATGCGTCGCACACCGGAATGTCGCAGTACCGAAAACAAGGATGTTCTTCCGGATGACTATTGCAGAGCGGAGAGCAAGCCGTCCGAAGAAAATCAGCCATGCAACATGCATTGTACCGTCAGGTCAGTtgaatggtgaaaaaattcattcgaaatcCAAAACCATATTTTTCGAACTACGCtcgaaaaaaatctgcaacaTTGTTTCCAGAGATGAATAATACAGTTATTCCGATAATGTCTGAGGGATTTTAGgaaattttacacaatttttggAACAACTTCGAACATTCTTTCGAAAATCCATTTTctattgaaaatctgaaaaactcCGAGTTACTAAGTGCTTGAATATGATTGGTCAAGTTCTGGGTGAAAATCGAATGAATGGACGAAGaggtgaaaattgaatcaattcCGAAGGAAaacttatacatatttttcatacttcaTTCTGTATCGCAAATCTTCAAAGTTTTGAGTTTTGATCTTTctgggaatgaaaaaaagtttgacaaacgtttgaaattagttttcccgaaaaatcttgaataatgtgcaaaataatattttcaataaaactaGAATCATGAACAGAATACAGAaaggttttaaaaatatcgaggtttttttctacaaaattttcgaagttgattttttcctcgtaggaataaaaatatttctaaaacgTATCTAAactttctgaaaaattattccctGAAACTGTTAGAAacgaatatttcaattaaatttgcaaatttttgggTAAAGCTTCTGCAAGTAATTTTCGCCTCGATAATCACCGATTTCTGTCATCATTAAACACTGTGTTTACACTGTGTTGGACTGAAGTCGCGACAAATTTTCCACGCTCCAGACATTTTGTAATCCAGCAAAGTTCCTTCCGAAACTTGTTTCACTCCAATTCGTGTAACAGCCTCGCATTATGGGATCTGGATTTCAGGTGGATCGTCATCAGCGAATCTGAGTGCTCCAGTCATTGCGGTCCAGGCACACGAACCGTTATCTCTCAGTGCATGTATCAATTTTCTGCCGGCACAAGGCCGATATCTGAACACGCTTGCGTTCATCTTGCGAGGCCAGCCAGCCGAGAGGTTTGCATAGGACCATGCGACGAGGCTCATTGGCTGTATGGACAGTGGGGACACTGCAGCAAGACGTGTGGTGGTGGAATACAATTCCGCACAGCTACTTGTGTCGATTCGAACAATTATCCGGTACCCGAAAGCAAATGTGACTCTGAAAATAAGGTGTTACAGCAAATCTGTGAACAGGGTGCATGTCCGAAATGGACTCTTGCGTTAGACTGGACGCCGGTAtgtaaaataagaatattcatgTGGATAGTAGGATGTATTAAATTTAAACAGTATACCGCTTTTCTTTTACAAGTAGACGGCTGAAAAAGTTGGCGAATTTTAGGAATTTGTGTCTCAACAATTGATTAATCAATTCAGTtgtggttctttttttttgttcaaatttatgtagatggaattttatttgcgttttttttcatcggtaTTGATCAATAGAAAGCGTTTTCATTGGCTATAACGTCAAGCATTTCGCTCGATGACATGTTTTGCGGTGCCCGCGATGACTCAAAAACGGCTCTACCGatttacttcaagttttgaGACagtatttttgtataataaatctCCTTTGCTTGATGAAACTCGTAAATTGcaacaaaaatgaaacttaATCTTCGGAAGGTCGCCATTTTGtagaacgaaataaaaataaaaagttcaatgaacgaaatgaattttcatgatttgaatgatttttgaaagcCGTATTGTGACAGCGATCTAAAATTTTGCTTAATTCTACTTAAGAACGTAAGTAActttgtatttaaaaaaaattgagtcgACAAGATGTTCCATCACAATCGTAAATCGGCcatcataaaaaattataacccCACATTGAAActcaatttcatttcgatcAAGTTTGCTAAAATCCATCAtccgtcaatttttcagtgCTCAGTCACATGCGGCAATGGTACACAAGAACAACCTTACTGGTGTCAGATAGAAAATCGTGTTATATCAGCCACATATTGCACCGATCCGAGGCCCGTATCCTCAAGAATATGCGATATGGGACCATGTTTCAAATGGCATTCCAGCGAATGGAGTCCGGTAAGCTAAAAGCTTCATTAGCTCGTTAGATATGAATCGAAACAATTCGTAGACTGATCAGATTTTTTGTCTTAGTGTTCCGTGAGCTGTGGGGAGGGAGTGTTGCGACGAGAAATTACTTGCAGAAATGTCAACGGCACTCCAAGTTCAGAATGTGATACTTTGCACGCACCACCGAGGACGAGATTATGCAAGCATCAGCCTTGTCCTATCCAGGTAATCACGTATCCATTACGGATCGTTTCATTCGTTTCCACTATCATTGGCCTtacaaaaaaaacattactgGAGTTTTTCTAACGGTTTCTCCTATTCGGAATTAGTCCTCTTTGATCCAGAGAGTCCGACCAATTCATCCTTGAGCAAATGATTCGcaacaacatttttcacaacaatATTTCCAACTTTGTCCGGTACTTGGAAACGCTGAGATTTTTCAgctaaattttaacgatttcTCACAGGTGATATCGACTACCCCAATAACGTACGCTGCTGACTCTGATGATTTCAACAAGCAACACGAGAACGAAATTGACCAGTTTCACCCTGGATACACCTGGCGGACTGGAAGCTTTGGCAATGTAAGTAAAGACACCAGTCCTTCGATGGATTTTTATACAGTTATCACTCACTGATTTCCATTTTTCGATATCAATTTTCATGCGGTTTGACGTTGTCGTCAAAACGTAGAAGAGATCACGAGATCCTATATTTTACAGTGCTCAAAGCCGTGTAACGGTGGCTCTCAAAGTAGGATGGTCAGGTGTAGCTCGGCTATATCGGGCGAAGTTTCCAACGACGACTATTGCGATCAGAAACAAAAACCACCAACGGTCATTCTATGCAATCAACACGCCTGCCCGCGATGGAATACTGGTGATTGGAGCCAGGTGAGATGGGGAAAGTCAATGTGGCATGAATCTAGGGGGTGTAATTTTAACGTTAAAAAAACGAGGGAATTCTTTCAGTGCGCTTCTACGTGTGGTCCGGGATTCCAACATCGTCAAGTACGCTGTCAAAGTGATCGCGGCGAGATTCTACCCGATAAAGAATGTTCCGAAAGTGAAAAACCTTATCATGTTCGGAGGTGCTTTAAGGAAGCATGTACAGGCGCAAAGACACAAGGATTGCATTCCTCGAATATTCCGGGATCAGTAAGGTGGAGAGTTTCGAAGTTCACCCCCGTAAGTTAAAGCTAATCAGTTTTATTCATGTGGTTAGCGTACATGTATTTCATTGTTGAGTCGCAATTTCATCCGTGAAGATTGTTGTCCAATGATATCAGTAACgtgtcaatttttatcgtacGTCTTATGCCAAGTCGTTTGCTATCGTATTTCAATTAACGTGCGCGAACAAACTGTTGTGATATTCATCCGcccggaaatttttttacacttcatCACAACATAAAGACAAATAGTGTCCGAGCAACAGTGTTACAACATCACTCGAGTTTCCGGTTCAGAGACTATCACGTGGTTCATAAACATAATCACATCCTCggtggaaattttcattttttttttttttttgttacttttctACGAAAATCTACGCTAAACTATAACCGTTATTCTATTGAATTGTAGATTGTCTTGCAAATTCGTACAACTTTACAACAGTTTacggaattttatttccatttttgtagaaattttttgcacaaattCACTGATGCAGTAAAAAGTACATTATACTCACTTATGAAAAATCACGGCGTTatgtgtcaatttttttggaaccgtcgagtttttatttcgttgtAGATATTGTAGACGATTTCAAGTTTCTATGAAGCATCTACAAACACAACGGTTTTCTAAGACTTTTTGTTTTAGAAAATTCCTCCGCCAATCAAATCGAACCAGCAGAGTGCAATGACCAAACTCGCATTTAACTGACGTGTCGATTTCGCCTGACACgaatacaatttcaaaattctcaatGCACTTATTGACTTAATCTTATTCTAGCATTCAAAAGTTTATTCTCACGTgcttgaatataaaatattgcaCAAAACTTTGTAATCGCTACTTTAAATTTGAGCCCTTGGTACTCAGCGTCTAAATTCGACCGATGAATATTCATCTTAGTAGATtcagtaaataatattttttttttcttctttgaatCACTGATCACAATACTAATAAATTCATATACCACGTTAAGTTCTTTGTCAACTTCAAGGCGGACGATCAATATCAAGTATTTGCAATATAAATGTTGACGCATTGAACCTAAGTACCAAAGTGTCAATTTTTTGAGACGTCAACCAATACATTGATATTTCAGATCCACTGAAATTTAACACGTGGATAAAACTCTCATTGTAAACCTTGAAGTAGAAACAGAACTAGCATAATACTTATGAGCTTATACTGTAGTACAATTATAATGATTACAATTCGGTGAGTTATTAACGAGCTCACACATGCCACACCAATTAAAATGCAACGTCTCACTTTgcttgaaatcaaaatttttgcacgACTGGCAAATTTTTCCAGTGTTCAAAATCGTGCGGATATGGTACTAAAACTCGCAGGGTGGACTGCGTAGCAAAGACTGGCACAGCCGAGGTTACGGTTGAAGACCAAAAGTGCGCAGGGCTAAAACGGCGACCCAAGTCACAGAGGCCATGTCAGCAAAGACCATGTGCCTTGACTTGGCAGGAGGGACCCTGGACTGAGGTACCCATGCCACACAACCACACCACTCTCATTGACCGATAGCAAGATTAGGGTTGCATTTTTCGCAATCAAATTATCACGACTCGTTATGCCATTATTTGGATAGATAATTTgaacggaaaagaaaaaaaaaacatgcaaaaAATGGAACTGGGGATATGTAAATAATGATTTACCTGTCGATGATCAAAGTTCGTTCTATgcgttttcttattttttttgttttcaagattcaaatattgtgaaagAGAATGGAATGCGTTCATTTTTAAGAATGTATACAGATGAACCGGTAATATTGTCATTGAAGGGTGAATATAGTAAACTACGGATCATTAATCATATTGGAGTAAAATTAATAGTTTCTTTTAGAATTCTTTTGTAAAGTCTCCATATCCAGATACgggaaaaatattcttgacaAATGTTCTTATTTCGTTGTTTCTCAAAGTATCGgttaatttacaaaatttttaacgtaTTTGTTGCAATTTCTGAGGTCCATTTTTAGATAAATTCAGGGTAAACACTTGATTTGtgaaagtttcgaaaaatcctTTTTTAAGaactttttctttgaaattgagAAGTTTCTAAACGTTTTTACCAGAGactcgaatattttttctcacaattacggttcaaaaattatttgtggaTGACATTATCAAATTTGCAATAAGAAGTTAAGTATTACTTGATAAGCTTCTAACTAGTGTGTTTACCACGAAAGAATGTTGATCAGAAAATCAGATTACACACTTTTGATTTTGATTACACTCTAAATTTTTACGATGGTGCGATATGGTACATATACccggacaatctcttgaaacttgaaaatcaatcgcgcatgcgcgagtttcaTCGGCTCTTtgtgcaggctggccatcccgagttttcagctgtcaaactgtttctggtggcgatgtagttgatacgaattttcgaagttagaatctcaaatcattcaggtagtgactcggaaaaggttgggaagcatttgttctTGTGTCgaaaagttgattcttcaaagaacggtcgaaATTTAACGattatgctctttgaaaattcaaacgtacacattttgcgtacgttggcccgcctgcatcgccgataagaatatcgctgcaggaagatttcgccgaccaatgagatcaaattatttggtgcgtgcgcagttgattttcaagtttcaagagattgtcccggtatagcCAACTTTAAAGTGTAACGATATGTTACAAATGACTAATGAACGTCATGCTCGCaatcaagaaaattttaaccatACAATTGTGCTCTTAAGCTGTTCCATTCAATGATAACCTTAGTTATCTTCAATCAAACAACTAACTCTGATCATAGACGATATTCTTGTGTGATTGCAGTATCTCGATTGATACGCGTAGAAGATTAGAGTCCTAGCCCTACTGTAACGTgtgtttaatatttttgctTTTTGAATGCTGTATATCTACTACTTTGGCGGGAAATTGGcacatgaaaattttcgggCATGTATTAGGGTATTCacagtatttttaattttcttattttcataataGCGCACGATTATATGATGTTGCAGCGCTTGGCAATGTTTATTCACGTTGCTTTAATTTGCACATTTTACAGTTAATATTTATGTTACGCTTACTTCACAATATTCCTGTctcgttttaatttttgtttttttgtccTTCTTTTTTGGGAGCTCAAACTTGACATGCTTATTTAACAACCAATTATTGCACAAACTTTTTCTCTTTGCTAACTTACTCATATACgtactttttatttcctccTAAGTCTAGTTGAACTCGTCTTTCGATACTATTGAACGAGTTCTCAATCACACTAttcattcaatattttatcGCCTTACTACTACTGCAAACTTGTTTATGAAGCTCGCAAAATATCGTCTGTTCACGTGTATGTGttgcgataaaaatatttttttttccgccgATTTTCCAAATTAAAACAGATCTGTTATTGTACCTACTAcaattaaaatgaatattattaccCGTATACGAAAAGTCTATCGTTTTTACTATATTATTGCATGAGCATGATTTATGTTTACAAGCGTAAGGGTGGTACCCAAATTCGTTTGTTCAAAAGAAATCTGTCAGATCTCAATCGccgaattttcatttgaaagtaacatgtttaaaaatcgaaacttacattttctatttcacgAAGTTTTTATTGCTGAGAGTAGACTTATTGTTAATATAAGTAGCAGCAATTGTGCAGTATCTATTAAAAATCTCTTTTGTGGACTCGagtttctcataattttgccTCCAAATCTCAATGACAGACTAAATTCGAAATTCACTTGGGTACTATCCATTTACATGCATATCAACGTACGAGAATAAAGGAAATAGTCTCTGATTAACGGTGCATCATTACAAACAATACTGAtaccgaaaatgaaaatgaacatttgtgaatattataattcatATACTTTCATAGACCATTTCTTACAGACCTCTATTTGCAAATCTTGTACCTTCCTCTAATCTCGAAAACAAATCACAATGTGTCGACGAATCAATGTGGTGgttctgtgttttttttttttcttacctgaTTACACAATTCAACACGTTTCAATACTGAATGCATTTTATACACAGTGTTCGGCAGAGTGTGGAAATGGAATGCAAATGCGAACAGTCACTTGTCATCGAGTCAATAAATATGAATGGATGGATCCGACACCCGTCAATGGCTGTCGAATGAGTGAAAGGCCCGCAACTGAACAAACGTGCAAGCTCCGCGAATGCGATGATGAATATTACTGGGTGGCTGAACCATGGAGAAAGGTACCGTAAACGTACTAACCCTTATTTTTATTGGCAAAACGTGGTAAATTCAATTCCAGTAATATCTAGGATAATTATAGCGCATGTATATTGATAAGAATTTATTGGGACCCTTAGCAGATTGAGAACccaactgcgcatgcgcgagcttTGTCGTCTTTccgtgcaggctggccacctCAAGTTTGAGTTTCTTAAATGCAGCTGTCTATAGTTTATGAAGACaaagggaaattttttttgggcaaactTACGAATAAATCGGCTGCCCTGTATTGCCGATGAAAATGTGACCAGGTACGAGCTCGTCGGCCGATagagttcaattattttgcgcatgcgcagtcacCTACTCTACCTGCTAAGTTTCACCGTCTCCATTGTACGGTACGTTGAGATTTATATGTGAATGATATGTTTTTCACCAGTGCTCCGCTACTTGTGGACGTAAAGGAAAACAAGTAAGAAGGTTATTTTGTAAACGAAAAGATGGTACAAGGGTGAAAAATCGCTTTTGTCCCCGTGCACTGAAGCCACTGCGTAGACGCAAGTGTAACATACGCCGATGCGGTCTACTTTCATGTCTGGAAgctaaaaagaaattcaaaacaaCTCAAGATGGCGAATATTTACTGATAATTGGTGGAAA is drawn from Neodiprion fabricii isolate iyNeoFabr1 chromosome 3, iyNeoFabr1.1, whole genome shotgun sequence and contains these coding sequences:
- the LOC124177643 gene encoding A disintegrin and metalloproteinase with thrombospondin motifs 9-like isoform X2, which encodes MSRFVGRAATAAACVAIVLLVVLLVILWTGVRFGTISGPSNHRDLLNETVTPQGRELYEESDRPPEIVTGASIAFDRPQHRFGVKPKTSAEAEDLNDKDGQQSVEGIEGYGQQFKNLTAAVHNVEMVVPKKIHWNIYEDPEESNTATRHHTGHFRHSTAEVWDPHPQYEFKAFGKDFHLLLSQDTSFISPDITVTHVGENTTRREQLGHQIGCFYSGTVQGDPKSIVSVSLCHGMSGHIRTSTGSYLIEPADRQTAGRGLTDKPVLHQIYLASATRSNSNSVNLPDDRTGENDCVLIDNIDDEAPALLIDDTSGPKIYVGEHPRRERRSIYRKSHAEESREDYYTDSDDFGRDDVSEFVRHGDQRQFLGQYQRPRNRYFPNERRINPLQKYQNYEIEDPFSSWRPRRALPQEYFIEIMVVADAKMAEYHGEGLQNYILILMSTVSLIYKDPSIGNAISIVVVKIKNTTETFGTKQVNNGGIPANEMLNTFCLWQKHNNNPDETSPEHYDAALLLTRENLCHNTQEHRCDTLGLAQLGKMCNPRSSCAIVQDNGLAAAFTIAHEIGHVLSMPHDDDKNCRKYRGNTRIHNVMSRMLDDNTFPWEWSNCSRHFVTDYLDSGYGNCLLDEPSATTIPRTQRLPGEDYSENKQCELVFGVGSKICPFMAVCRRLWCTAPVWDPAQACHTQHMPWADGTACAYGKWCHRGECVSRKHLKPVDGQWGPWGDYGECTRTCGGGIKKKYRECNNPLPQNGGNYCIGTRVKYRSCGTKDCPSDSKDFREEQCSKFNNNNMNIRNLARNVKWHAKYNRILPNDRCKLYCEVESNQYYMLRDKVIDGTPCGLDTFDICVNGRCKAAGCDHILNSSAELDTCGVCKGDNSTCQRITGSYNISRYGYTRVTKIPAGSSYIDIRQHGWRGSNNDSNYLALKNGETGENILNGKYMVAHRKVIIQPGITIEYSGPESVIERLNSSRPIAFDLILEILSVGSLYPPQISYEYTVPKNILTSYTWVLSDWTSCNRVCQGTMRRTPECRSTENKDVLPDDYCRAESKPSEENQPCNMHCTVRWIVISESECSSHCGPGTRTVISQCMYQFSAGTRPISEHACVHLARPASREVCIGPCDEAHWLYGQWGHCSKTCGGGIQFRTATCVDSNNYPVPESKCDSENKVLQQICEQGACPKWTLALDWTPCSVTCGNGTQEQPYWCQIENRVISATYCTDPRPVSSRICDMGPCFKWHSSEWSPCSVSCGEGVLRREITCRNVNGTPSSECDTLHAPPRTRLCKHQPCPIQVISTTPITYAADSDDFNKQHENEIDQFHPGYTWRTGSFGNCSKPCNGGSQSRMVRCSSAISGEVSNDDYCDQKQKPPTVILCNQHACPRWNTGDWSQCASTCGPGFQHRQVRCQSDRGEILPDKECSESEKPYHVRRCFKEACTGAKTQGLHSSNIPGSVRWRVSKFTPCSAECGNGMQMRTVTCHRVNKYEWMDPTPVNGCRMSERPATEQTCKLRECDDEYYWVAEPWRKCSATCGRKGKQVRRLFCKRKDGTRVKNRFCPRALKPLRRRKCNIRRCGLLSCLEAKKKFKTTQDGEYLLIIGGKNMSIYCHNMTGDQPLEYLTLASGDHENFAEIYDKRLLDPRTCPFNGQRNDNCKCANYTGSTSGRTMFRRIRLDPRTLIVDVDDFTFSWTKGSKRVEFGKAGDCYSSVQCPQGQFSINLVGTQLGLSPTLSWVTQGSMTSRIINKINQQKVVGKCGGYCGFCKLQTGLKLDVLPP